A window of Mucilaginibacter sp. PAMC 26640 contains these coding sequences:
- a CDS encoding homoserine kinase — protein sequence MHSPLQGVRGKTPPSGGGEGIHVFAPATVANVVCGFDVLGFAVNEPGDEVIMRLTNKPGITISKITGDDGRLPLNPAKNTVSVSVQHYLQSIDRPDIGLDIELHKKMPIGSGLGSSSASTVAGLFAIKTLLGDDTDVSTLLPFAMKGEEMACGHGHADNVAPALMGGFVLIRSYEPLDVVRLPHPAGLWCAIVFPDVDVPTREARQIIRNKIFMKDAVTQWGNIAGLVSGLFMQDIDLIGRSMKDVLVEPVRSMLIPDFYAMREMAMDLGAVSFGISGSGPSVFAFTRDEDTAKRITQKLQKHLTSIKIGSNGYVSTINDKGPRVIG from the coding sequence ATTCATTCCCCCCTTCAGGGGGTCAGGGGGAAAACTCCCCCTTCAGGGGGCGGGGAGGGTATCCATGTCTTCGCGCCGGCCACCGTTGCCAACGTCGTCTGTGGATTTGACGTACTGGGCTTTGCGGTGAATGAGCCGGGCGATGAGGTTATTATGCGCCTAACCAATAAACCGGGAATTACCATCAGTAAGATTACCGGTGATGACGGGCGCCTGCCGCTTAACCCGGCTAAAAACACGGTAAGTGTAAGCGTTCAGCATTACCTGCAGAGTATAGACAGGCCGGATATCGGGTTAGACATCGAACTGCATAAAAAAATGCCCATTGGCAGCGGACTGGGTTCAAGCTCTGCCAGTACGGTAGCCGGTTTGTTTGCCATTAAGACCCTTTTGGGTGATGATACCGATGTTTCTACCTTGTTACCTTTCGCTATGAAAGGTGAGGAAATGGCTTGCGGACACGGCCATGCCGATAATGTGGCACCCGCGCTGATGGGCGGGTTTGTGCTCATCCGCAGTTATGAGCCATTGGATGTAGTGCGTTTACCGCACCCCGCCGGCTTGTGGTGTGCCATCGTTTTCCCGGATGTGGATGTACCTACCAGGGAAGCCCGGCAGATCATCCGTAATAAGATCTTTATGAAGGACGCCGTAACCCAATGGGGCAATATTGCAGGCCTGGTGAGCGGTTTATTTATGCAGGACATCGATTTGATTGGGCGTAGTATGAAAGATGTACTGGTGGAGCCTGTGCGCAGCATGCTGATCCCGGATTTTTATGCTATGCGGGAAATGGCCATGGACCTCGGCGCGGTAAGCTTTGGCATCTCCGGATCAGGGCCATCTGTGTTTGCCTTTACCCGCGATGAGGATACCGCTAAGCGGATCACTCAAAAACTACAAAAACATTTAACCAGTATAAAAATAGGCTCGAATGGTTATGTTTCAACCATCAATGATAAAGGGCCCCGAGTAATAGGCTAA
- a CDS encoding bifunctional aspartokinase I/homoserine dehydrogenase I, which yields MKVFKFGGTSVGSVSSIKTLLDILKEQHKNGERPVVVLSAMSGITNLLIAMAEGAAAGNEFTAELAELEKRHFEVVKALLEIQNQNPAYTRLKIHFNQLEELLQGVLTLRELTAKTRDTILSYGERCSTLMISKIAAQYFPEALFVDASTLIKTDNSFGQARVNMDLTETLIRSFYNENNDKMLFVTGFIAGNDAGQITTLGRGGSDYTAAIFGSALNAQEIQIWTDVNGMMTADPRMVKKAFSLEELTYTEAMELSYFGAKVIYPPTMIPAFLKKIPIVIKNTFEPEFVGTFIRHDCKASTLPIKGISSINNISILSLEGSGMVGKSGFSGRLFSLLAREQINIILITQSSSEHSITFAVQPHDVDKAQLLIEQEFELELLANKLEAIVVEKGQAILAIVGENMKQTPGVSGKLFHALGRNGINVRAIAQGSSEYNISVIISATDLAKALNAVHDAFFIQLTKTLHAFCLGTGNIGKTLFNQLNAHREFLQKNNGIQVKIAGISNTRKMVFNTDGLSLDNWEEELQDSHHTADLQTFIHHMKQMNLPNCVFIDNTASPAPIGFYEEIFKSNISVVTCNKIGNSASYSQYKTFRDTARRHGVDFFYETNVGAGLPIIRTLKDLMSSGDRVQRIEAILSGTISFIFNYFKGDANFHDVVKEAQDKGYTEPDPRDDLSGKDFMRKMLILARDAGYEMEAADVQIDSILPQSCLDAQTVEDFYAALKNEDAFFANLKDTAEKNKKVLRYIGKLEDGKAAITLQMVDENHPFYMLSGSDNIISFTTDRYKDRPLVVKGPGAGAEVTAAGVFADLINVGAN from the coding sequence ATGAAAGTATTTAAGTTTGGAGGAACCTCCGTAGGATCGGTAAGCAGCATCAAAACCCTGCTGGATATACTCAAAGAACAACACAAAAATGGCGAACGCCCGGTGGTAGTTTTATCTGCCATGAGCGGCATCACCAATTTGCTGATTGCCATGGCGGAAGGTGCCGCCGCGGGTAACGAATTTACCGCCGAACTGGCAGAGCTGGAGAAACGGCATTTTGAAGTGGTGAAAGCTTTACTGGAAATTCAAAACCAAAACCCGGCCTATACCCGCCTTAAGATCCACTTTAACCAACTGGAAGAATTGTTGCAAGGCGTACTTACCCTGCGCGAGCTCACTGCAAAAACAAGGGATACCATCCTGAGTTACGGCGAACGTTGCTCTACCCTGATGATCAGTAAGATTGCCGCCCAATACTTCCCGGAAGCATTGTTTGTTGACGCATCCACGCTCATCAAAACAGACAATTCTTTTGGACAGGCGCGTGTAAATATGGACCTGACCGAAACACTGATCCGCAGCTTTTACAATGAGAACAACGATAAAATGCTTTTCGTTACCGGATTTATTGCAGGTAATGATGCCGGCCAGATTACCACGCTTGGCAGAGGCGGCAGTGATTATACCGCCGCCATTTTCGGCTCGGCCCTAAATGCGCAGGAGATCCAGATCTGGACGGACGTAAACGGCATGATGACCGCCGACCCGCGCATGGTTAAAAAAGCATTCTCATTAGAGGAGCTAACTTATACCGAGGCGATGGAACTATCGTATTTCGGCGCCAAGGTGATCTACCCGCCAACCATGATCCCGGCATTTTTGAAGAAGATCCCCATTGTGATCAAAAACACCTTTGAGCCGGAGTTTGTGGGCACATTTATCCGTCACGACTGCAAGGCTTCTACCCTGCCCATCAAAGGGATTTCCTCTATCAATAACATCAGCATCCTGAGTTTGGAAGGCAGCGGTATGGTGGGCAAATCCGGTTTTAGCGGCAGGTTGTTTTCTTTGCTGGCGAGAGAGCAGATCAACATCATACTGATCACCCAATCTTCATCAGAACACAGCATTACCTTCGCGGTACAGCCACATGATGTTGATAAAGCACAATTACTGATAGAACAAGAGTTTGAACTGGAACTGCTGGCCAATAAGCTGGAAGCTATAGTGGTTGAAAAAGGCCAGGCTATATTGGCTATAGTGGGCGAAAATATGAAACAAACGCCGGGTGTAAGCGGCAAACTATTCCATGCACTGGGCCGTAACGGTATAAACGTGCGCGCCATTGCACAGGGGTCTTCCGAGTATAACATTTCCGTAATCATCTCGGCAACCGACCTGGCAAAAGCGCTGAATGCAGTACATGATGCCTTCTTTATCCAGCTAACCAAAACGCTGCATGCTTTCTGCCTCGGCACCGGCAACATTGGCAAAACCCTGTTTAACCAGTTGAACGCACACCGCGAGTTCCTGCAAAAAAACAACGGCATCCAAGTAAAAATTGCAGGTATCAGCAATACGCGTAAAATGGTGTTTAACACCGATGGCCTATCGCTGGATAACTGGGAAGAGGAACTGCAGGATTCGCACCATACGGCAGATCTGCAGACTTTTATTCACCATATGAAGCAAATGAACCTGCCCAACTGCGTGTTTATAGATAATACTGCCAGCCCAGCTCCTATCGGGTTTTATGAGGAGATCTTCAAATCGAACATCTCGGTAGTTACCTGTAATAAAATAGGCAACTCGGCCAGCTACAGCCAGTATAAAACATTCAGAGATACGGCACGCAGACACGGGGTTGATTTCTTTTATGAAACCAACGTAGGTGCGGGCTTACCAATCATCCGTACCCTAAAAGACCTGATGAGCAGTGGCGACAGGGTGCAGCGCATCGAAGCTATTCTATCTGGTACCATTTCCTTTATTTTCAATTATTTTAAGGGCGATGCCAACTTTCACGATGTGGTGAAAGAAGCACAGGATAAGGGATATACCGAACCAGATCCGCGTGACGATCTGAGCGGAAAGGATTTTATGCGCAAAATGCTGATCCTGGCCCGCGATGCCGGTTACGAAATGGAAGCAGCAGATGTGCAGATTGATAGCATCCTGCCGCAAAGCTGCCTGGATGCGCAAACGGTGGAGGATTTCTATGCTGCATTAAAAAACGAAGACGCATTCTTCGCCAACCTGAAAGATACAGCAGAAAAGAATAAAAAAGTATTGCGCTACATTGGCAAACTGGAAGACGGTAAAGCCGCTATCACCCTGCAAATGGTTGATGAGAACCACCCTTTCTATATGCTTAGCGGTAGCGATAACATCATCTCGTTTACTACCGATAGGTACAAGGACCGCCCGCTGGTAGTTAAGGGCCCCGGGGCAGGTGCCGAAGTAACCGCAGCTGGCGTATTTGCGGATCTGATAAACGTAGGAGCGAATTAG
- a CDS encoding ribosome small subunit-dependent GTPase A, translating to MQGLVTKSTGSWYQVRSGEETIDCRIKGKFRTKGITTTNPLAVGDVVDFDMEPEQGTGVITNLHQRKNYIIRKSINLSKQAQIIAANLDLALLVVTLASPRTSLGFIDRFLVTAEAYGITACLIFNKLDLFSDEGLEILSEYQAVYENIGYSCYSVSALEGTHIDTVQNLLKDKITLFSGHSGVGKSSLINRLLPDLDLRTHMISDWSDKGMHTTTFAEMFELPQGGYIIDTPGIRELGVIDIEKQELSHFFPEMRELMNQCRFNNCRHINEPGCAVLAAIEQGDIALSRYDSYLSIYNGNDTRA from the coding sequence ATGCAGGGGCTCGTAACAAAATCAACCGGAAGCTGGTACCAGGTAAGATCTGGTGAGGAGACAATAGATTGCCGGATCAAAGGAAAATTCCGTACGAAAGGAATTACTACTACTAACCCGCTGGCAGTGGGGGATGTGGTTGATTTTGATATGGAACCGGAGCAGGGCACAGGTGTAATTACCAACCTGCACCAGCGCAAAAATTATATCATCCGCAAATCAATCAACCTGTCTAAACAGGCGCAGATCATCGCCGCCAACCTTGATCTGGCACTTTTGGTAGTAACGCTGGCTTCCCCGCGTACTTCATTAGGGTTCATCGACCGGTTCCTGGTGACTGCCGAAGCCTACGGCATTACCGCCTGCCTCATCTTTAATAAGCTCGATTTGTTTAGCGATGAAGGACTGGAGATCTTGTCGGAATACCAGGCGGTTTACGAAAATATCGGTTATTCGTGTTATTCCGTATCTGCACTGGAAGGTACCCATATAGATACTGTACAGAATTTGCTGAAGGATAAGATAACCTTATTCTCGGGCCACTCGGGCGTTGGTAAATCCAGTTTGATCAATCGTTTATTACCCGATCTCGACTTGCGCACCCACATGATCTCCGACTGGAGCGATAAGGGGATGCACACCACCACCTTTGCCGAAATGTTTGAACTGCCGCAAGGCGGATATATCATTGATACGCCTGGCATCCGCGAATTGGGTGTTATTGATATAGAAAAACAAGAGCTAAGCCACTTTTTCCCGGAGATGAGGGAGCTGATGAATCAATGCCGCTTTAATAACTGCCGGCATATTAATGAGCCCGGATGCGCGGTATTGGCGGCAATTGAACAGGGGGATATCGCCTTATCGCGTTACGATAGCTATTTGAGCATTTATAACGGTAACGATACGAGAGCGTAA
- a CDS encoding D-tyrosyl-tRNA(Tyr) deacylase yields MRAVIQRVSQASCTVDGNITGQIAAGFLVLLGVEDADTLQDVDWLAPKIANMRVFGDEQGLMNKALADIDGGILLISQFTLFAQTKKGNRPSFIRAAKPDKAVPLYEYMINELAKLVNKPIQTGIFGTDMKISLLNDGPVTIVMDTKDKQ; encoded by the coding sequence ATGCGAGCAGTTATACAACGTGTCAGCCAGGCATCATGCACAGTCGACGGGAACATCACCGGTCAAATAGCAGCCGGTTTTTTAGTTTTGTTGGGGGTGGAGGATGCCGACACCCTTCAGGACGTTGATTGGCTTGCCCCCAAGATTGCCAATATGCGCGTTTTTGGTGACGAGCAGGGTTTAATGAATAAAGCATTGGCCGATATTGATGGTGGCATTTTGCTGATATCGCAGTTTACCCTATTCGCTCAAACTAAAAAAGGAAACAGGCCATCGTTTATCCGCGCGGCTAAGCCGGATAAGGCTGTTCCGTTGTATGAATATATGATAAATGAGCTAGCTAAACTTGTCAACAAACCGATACAAACGGGGATTTTCGGTACGGACATGAAAATAAGCCTGCTGAATGATGGGCCGGTAACTATTGTGATGGATACGAAGGATAAGCAATAA
- a CDS encoding NADH:ubiquinone oxidoreductase: MAEILFKEESYKIIGACFEVHKALGHGFKEVVYKDALEIEFRRIGILFQREKLYDIYYKAQKLKHCFVADFVVYNSIVLEIKTGEYIGDPYLKQTLNYLKASGLRLGLVVNFGAPSVQYERVII, encoded by the coding sequence ATGGCAGAGATTTTATTTAAAGAAGAGTCTTATAAGATAATTGGGGCTTGCTTTGAGGTTCACAAAGCGCTAGGGCATGGATTTAAGGAGGTTGTTTATAAGGATGCATTAGAGATAGAGTTTAGGCGAATTGGTATTCTGTTTCAAAGAGAAAAACTTTATGATATTTATTATAAAGCCCAAAAGCTGAAACATTGCTTTGTTGCTGATTTTGTTGTTTATAACAGCATTGTTCTTGAGATTAAAACCGGCGAGTATATTGGAGATCCCTATTTGAAGCAAACGCTTAATTATTTAAAAGCTTCTGGTCTTCGTCTTGGATTAGTTGTCAATTTTGGGGCTCCATCAGTCCAATATGAACGTGTAATTATATAG
- a CDS encoding pyrophosphatase, whose translation MTIEEAQQAVDNWIKTTGVRYFNELTNTAILMEEVGEVARIMARQYGEQSYKKSDTEVNLADEMADVLFVLICLANQTGVDLTDALEKNMVKKSIRDADRHKNNKKLK comes from the coding sequence ATGACAATTGAAGAAGCTCAGCAAGCGGTTGATAACTGGATAAAAACTACCGGTGTCCGTTATTTTAATGAACTCACCAATACCGCTATCTTGATGGAGGAGGTGGGAGAGGTTGCCCGCATTATGGCCCGGCAATATGGCGAGCAATCGTACAAAAAATCTGATACAGAAGTTAACCTGGCGGATGAGATGGCCGATGTGCTTTTTGTGCTGATCTGCCTTGCTAACCAAACGGGGGTTGATCTTACCGACGCTTTGGAAAAAAACATGGTGAAGAAAAGCATTCGCGATGCTGATAGGCATAAAAACAACAAAAAATTAAAATAA
- a CDS encoding 2-phosphosulfolactate phosphatase, translating to MTKKYTNSAPPSGGRGAGLGLDVCLSPALIPLYNVEDYIVVVIDIFRATSSICYGVENGAEAIIPVSEVAECAAYREKGLDYLLAAERDGKVVEGFDFGNSPFSYTSEKVAGKTVVLTTTNGTHALHLSRKAKRIVIGSFLNLTALCNWLKTQNESILLVCAGWKNNFNLEDTLFAGAVIEQLKGDGYILDDPSLAANDLFQLGKNDIAQYLSKTSHGERLKKLGIEKDIAFCLQVDVTTAIPVLDGDRLVKLV from the coding sequence ATGACTAAAAAATATACAAATTCCGCTCCCCCTTCAGGGGGCCGGGGGGCAGGGCTTGGGCTCGACGTTTGCCTTAGCCCTGCCCTTATCCCACTTTACAACGTGGAAGATTATATTGTTGTGGTGATTGATATTTTTCGCGCCACATCATCAATTTGCTATGGCGTTGAGAATGGCGCAGAAGCAATTATTCCGGTATCAGAAGTAGCAGAATGTGCTGCCTATCGTGAAAAGGGGCTTGATTATTTATTAGCCGCAGAAAGAGACGGTAAAGTAGTTGAGGGCTTCGATTTCGGTAACTCCCCTTTTTCCTATACATCCGAAAAAGTAGCAGGCAAAACTGTTGTCCTCACTACCACAAACGGGACCCACGCGCTCCATTTATCACGCAAAGCAAAAAGAATCGTCATCGGTTCTTTCTTGAATTTAACCGCACTTTGTAACTGGCTTAAAACGCAGAACGAAAGTATCTTACTGGTGTGCGCCGGCTGGAAAAACAACTTCAACTTGGAAGACACGCTGTTTGCGGGGGCCGTAATAGAACAACTAAAGGGCGATGGCTATATTTTGGATGACCCCTCCCTGGCCGCTAACGACCTCTTCCAGTTAGGAAAGAATGACATAGCCCAATACCTCAGCAAAACATCTCACGGCGAGCGCCTAAAAAAGTTGGGCATCGAAAAAGACATTGCCTTTTGCCTGCAGGTGGATGTAACTACCGCCATCCCGGTTTTGGATGGCGATAGACTGGTGAAATTGGTTTAA
- a CDS encoding glycine cleavage system protein T encodes MKNTALTNVHTNLGAKMVPFAGYNMPVQYTGINAEHDTVRKSVGVFDVSHMGEFILKGENALALIQKVTSNDAAKLYDGKVQYSCLPNEDGGIVDDLLVYRMDEKTYMLVVNASNIEKDWNWISKFNTEGVDMKNISDRTSLLAIQGPKAAEALQSLTDIDLASMEYYTFKKGTFAGIPNVVVSATGYTGAGGFEIYFDNEHAEFIWNEVFNAGEPFGIKPIGLAARDTLRLEMGFCLYGNDIDDKTSPLEAGLGWVTKFSKSFTNSEALQQQKAAGVSQKLIGFEMIDRGIPRHDYAIVDADGNKIGRVTSGTQSPSLQKAIGLGYVKNDFAKEGSEIYISIRDNKVKAKVVKPPFYK; translated from the coding sequence ATGAAAAATACTGCTTTAACTAACGTGCATACCAATTTAGGTGCTAAAATGGTGCCGTTTGCCGGTTACAATATGCCTGTACAATATACCGGCATCAATGCTGAGCACGATACCGTACGCAAAAGCGTGGGTGTGTTTGATGTAAGCCACATGGGCGAGTTTATTTTAAAGGGAGAAAACGCCCTTGCTCTGATCCAGAAAGTTACCAGTAACGATGCGGCTAAACTGTATGACGGCAAAGTACAATACAGCTGCCTGCCAAACGAAGACGGCGGCATTGTGGACGATTTGCTGGTTTACCGCATGGATGAGAAAACCTATATGCTGGTAGTCAATGCATCTAACATCGAAAAAGACTGGAACTGGATCTCTAAATTTAACACCGAAGGCGTTGATATGAAAAATATCAGCGACCGAACTTCTTTGCTGGCTATCCAGGGACCAAAAGCGGCCGAAGCCTTGCAAAGCCTTACCGACATCGACCTGGCATCGATGGAGTACTATACCTTTAAAAAAGGCACATTTGCTGGAATCCCCAACGTAGTTGTTTCAGCAACGGGCTATACCGGGGCAGGTGGTTTCGAGATCTATTTTGATAATGAGCATGCCGAATTTATTTGGAACGAGGTGTTCAATGCCGGCGAGCCTTTCGGTATAAAACCTATTGGCCTGGCTGCCCGTGATACCTTGCGCTTAGAAATGGGCTTTTGCCTCTACGGTAACGATATTGATGATAAAACATCGCCACTGGAAGCCGGTTTAGGCTGGGTAACGAAGTTCAGTAAATCATTTACTAATTCTGAGGCGCTGCAACAGCAGAAAGCCGCCGGTGTGAGCCAAAAGCTGATTGGCTTTGAAATGATAGACCGCGGCATCCCCCGGCACGACTACGCTATTGTTGATGCCGATGGCAACAAAATTGGCCGTGTAACATCCGGCACCCAGTCGCCATCCCTGCAAAAAGCCATTGGTCTGGGTTACGTAAAGAACGACTTTGCCAAAGAAGGCAGCGAGATCTACATCAGCATCCGTGATAATAAAGTAAAAGCAAAGGTTGTAAAGCCGCCTTTTTATAAATAA
- a CDS encoding ribonuclease HII, translating to MKVKARVTRTLLARHQYELLEAGCDEAGRGCLAGPVFAAAVILPDDFDHHLLNDSKQLTEEVRYALRIEIEQKAIAHAVAWCDNHEIDEINILNASFLAMHRAIAKLHLCPQFLIIDGNRFNKYGTTPHACIIEGDGKYFSIAAASILAKTYRDDYMKQIAAEHPEYNWHSNKGYPTTAHRKMVMDLGHTPYHRKTFRVTDPQLRIF from the coding sequence ATGAAAGTGAAGGCCAGGGTTACCAGAACATTATTAGCGAGACATCAGTATGAGTTGCTTGAGGCGGGCTGCGATGAGGCAGGTCGTGGTTGTTTAGCGGGTCCTGTTTTTGCAGCAGCGGTGATCTTGCCCGATGATTTTGATCACCATTTATTGAACGATTCCAAACAGCTTACCGAAGAAGTGAGGTATGCTTTACGTATCGAGATAGAACAAAAGGCCATTGCTCATGCTGTTGCCTGGTGCGATAACCACGAGATAGACGAGATCAACATCCTTAATGCTTCTTTCCTGGCCATGCACCGCGCTATCGCAAAGCTGCATTTGTGCCCACAATTTTTAATAATCGATGGCAACCGTTTCAACAAATATGGTACTACGCCACATGCCTGCATTATTGAGGGCGACGGAAAATATTTCAGTATAGCGGCAGCATCCATCCTGGCTAAAACTTATCGCGACGATTACATGAAGCAAATTGCCGCCGAACACCCCGAGTATAACTGGCACAGCAACAAAGGCTACCCAACAACAGCGCACCGCAAAATGGTGATGGACCTCGGCCATACGCCATATCATCGTAAAACTTTTAGGGTAACGGATCCTCAGCTCCGTATTTTTTAA
- a CDS encoding carbamoyl phosphate synthase large subunit — protein MPKDTSIKSVLIIGSGPIIIGQACEFDYAGSQAALSLKDEGITVTIINSNPATIMTDKVIADNVYLLPLEPESIEKILQEQQIDAVLPTMGGQTALNLCISVAERGIWEKYGVKIVGVDLAAIEKTENREAFRQLMVDIGVGVATSKIANSFLEGKEAAQEIGYPLVIRPSYTLGGKGAGFVHKKEEFDAALSRGLQASPTHEVLVEQAVLGWKEYELELLRDSNDNVIIICSIENFDPMGIHTGDSITVAPAMTLSDRCYQEMRNQAIKMMRAIGNFAGGCNVQFSVNPADESIIAIEINPRVSRSSALASKATGYPIAKIAAKLAIGYNLDEIENQITKTTSAYFEPTLDYVIVKIPRWNFDKFKGANRELGLTMKSVGEVMGIGRSFIEALQKACQSLEIGRAGLGADGRQSRNLEEIMHSLEHPSWDRLFHIYDAMSLGVPLESIRKATKIDRWFLNQILEVVNMENELRRYSLNNIPEDFFFTLKQKGFSDTQISYVLGNVTEEDVYQRRKELKITRVYKMVDTCAAEFAAKTPYYYSTYEGENESIVSDKKKIIVLGSGPNRIGQGIEFDYSCVHGLLAAKESGFEAIMINCNPETVSTDFNMADKLYFEPVFWEHVREIIELEKPYGVIVQLGGQTALKMAEKLHQHGIKIIGTSFDNMDIAEDRGRFSDLLKDLGIPYPKYGVAESAEEALVVAHEVGYPVLVRPSYVLGGQGMSIVINDEDLERAVVNLLKNLPGNRVLIDHFLDRAAETESDSIHDGDDVHIIGMMEHIEPAGIHSGDSFAVLPPFDLSDNVISQMEEYTAKIARALNVRGLLNIQFAVKNDKVYVIEANPRASRTVPFIAKAYDVPYINIAAKVMLEVAKIKDFTIERKLKGYAIKEPVFSFDKFPEVNKELGPEMKSTGEAIRFIPDLQDPYFRHLYKEKSMYLSK, from the coding sequence ATGCCCAAAGACACCTCCATCAAATCCGTACTCATTATCGGCTCTGGCCCAATCATCATCGGTCAGGCTTGCGAATTTGATTACGCAGGCTCACAAGCTGCCCTTTCCTTAAAAGACGAAGGAATTACTGTTACCATCATCAATAGCAACCCGGCAACTATCATGACCGATAAAGTTATTGCTGATAACGTATACCTTTTGCCGCTGGAACCGGAAAGTATTGAGAAAATACTGCAAGAGCAGCAAATTGACGCAGTACTGCCTACCATGGGCGGCCAAACTGCCCTTAACCTTTGTATCAGCGTTGCAGAGCGCGGTATATGGGAAAAGTACGGTGTTAAAATTGTGGGTGTTGATTTAGCCGCAATTGAGAAGACAGAGAACCGCGAAGCGTTCCGCCAGTTAATGGTTGACATCGGCGTTGGCGTGGCCACGTCAAAAATTGCCAATTCCTTTTTAGAGGGTAAAGAGGCCGCACAGGAGATCGGCTATCCGCTGGTTATCCGCCCGAGCTATACTTTAGGTGGTAAAGGTGCAGGCTTTGTACACAAAAAGGAAGAGTTTGATGCCGCACTAAGCCGCGGCCTGCAAGCTTCGCCAACACACGAGGTATTGGTGGAGCAGGCTGTTTTAGGCTGGAAAGAATATGAGCTCGAACTATTAAGGGATAGCAACGATAACGTTATTATCATTTGCTCTATCGAAAATTTCGACCCGATGGGCATCCATACAGGCGACTCTATCACCGTTGCGCCTGCCATGACACTGAGCGACCGCTGCTACCAGGAGATGCGCAACCAGGCGATCAAGATGATGCGCGCCATTGGTAATTTTGCAGGAGGCTGTAACGTACAGTTCTCTGTAAACCCTGCAGACGAAAGTATTATCGCTATTGAGATTAACCCGCGTGTATCGCGCTCGTCTGCATTAGCATCAAAAGCAACCGGTTACCCCATTGCTAAAATTGCTGCAAAACTGGCTATCGGTTATAATCTGGACGAAATAGAGAACCAGATCACCAAAACAACATCAGCATACTTTGAGCCAACGCTTGATTATGTTATTGTAAAGATCCCGCGCTGGAACTTTGATAAATTTAAAGGTGCCAACCGCGAGCTGGGCCTAACCATGAAATCGGTAGGCGAAGTAATGGGTATAGGCCGCAGCTTTATCGAGGCCCTGCAGAAAGCCTGCCAGAGCTTAGAGATCGGTCGCGCCGGCCTGGGTGCCGATGGCCGCCAGAGCCGTAACTTGGAAGAGATCATGCACAGCCTGGAGCACCCAAGCTGGGACAGACTTTTCCACATTTATGATGCAATGAGCCTCGGCGTACCATTGGAGTCTATCCGGAAAGCTACCAAGATAGATCGCTGGTTCCTGAACCAGATCCTTGAAGTGGTGAACATGGAGAATGAACTGCGCCGTTATTCTTTAAATAACATCCCGGAAGACTTTTTCTTCACGCTTAAACAAAAAGGCTTCTCTGATACCCAGATCTCTTATGTATTGGGTAATGTAACCGAAGAGGATGTATATCAGCGCCGCAAGGAACTGAAAATTACCCGCGTTTACAAAATGGTAGATACCTGTGCTGCAGAATTCGCCGCTAAAACGCCATATTATTATTCAACCTACGAAGGAGAGAACGAATCCATCGTATCTGATAAAAAGAAGATCATTGTTTTAGGATCCGGCCCTAACCGCATTGGCCAAGGAATTGAATTCGACTATAGTTGTGTGCATGGCTTGTTAGCTGCTAAGGAAAGCGGTTTTGAAGCCATCATGATCAACTGTAACCCGGAAACAGTTTCTACCGACTTTAACATGGCCGATAAGTTATATTTTGAGCCTGTATTCTGGGAGCATGTACGCGAAATTATTGAGCTGGAAAAACCGTACGGTGTTATCGTTCAGCTTGGCGGACAAACAGCTTTAAAAATGGCTGAGAAATTACATCAGCACGGTATCAAGATCATCGGCACATCATTCGATAATATGGATATTGCGGAAGACCGCGGCCGTTTTAGCGATCTGTTGAAAGATCTTGGTATCCCCTATCCTAAATACGGTGTTGCGGAAAGCGCAGAAGAAGCATTGGTTGTAGCACATGAGGTAGGTTACCCGGTGCTGGTTCGTCCGAGCTACGTTTTAGGTGGCCAGGGAATGAGTATCGTGATCAATGATGAGGACCTGGAGCGAGCAGTAGTTAATCTGTTGAAAAATCTACCGGGCAACCGGGTATTGATCGATCACTTCCTGGATCGCGCTGCTGAAACCGAATCAGACTCAATCCATGATGGTGATGATGTGCACATTATTGGTATGATGGAACATATTGAACCCGCGGGGATCCACTCTGGAGATTCATTTGCTGTGTTGCCACCATTTGATCTGAGCGATAACGTGATCAGCCAGATGGAAGAATATACCGCAAAAATTGCCCGTGCACTAAACGTTCGCGGCTTGCTGAACATCCAGTTTGCAGTGAAAAACGATAAGGTTTATGTAATTGAAGCCAATCCACGTGCATCACGTACGGTTCCTTTTATTGCTAAGGCATACGATGTGCCTTACATCAATATCGCAGCAAAAGTAATGCTGGAGGTTGCCAAGATCAAAGACTTTACCATAGAGCGCAAATTAAAGGGCTACGCCATCAAAGAGCCTGTGTTCTCCTTCGATAAATTCCCAGAGGTGAATAAGGAACTGGGGCCGGAAATGAAATCTACAGGTGAAGCGATCAGATTTATTCCTGATCTGCAGGATCCGTACTTCAGGCACTTGTACAAAGAAAAATCAATGTACCTGAGTAAATAA